Proteins encoded in a region of the Benincasa hispida cultivar B227 chromosome 2, ASM972705v1, whole genome shotgun sequence genome:
- the LOC120070645 gene encoding proteinaceous RNase P 1, chloroplastic/mitochondrial-like, whose translation MTTLGSSLMPSLVKTSPFFSYFTKIPWIFPSQNTLRASLQTYSCQSIVFSKNILKYSCNSYFSRHTVGYLCTVSLAATSSVHESSASSSNKVSNRLRKKALKESPERVLRHKLDMCSKNGQVVEALKLYDEARNNGIQLQQHHYNVLLYLCSSSSLLETSGAIDVLSMGLNRGFEIFQQMMTDNVSPNEATFTSVARIAAVRDDPEMAFSLVKQMKDYHIAPRLRSYGPALFGFCRKLMAKEAYEVDSHMVASAVEAEELELSALLKLSSDVKKVDKVYELLHRLRRTVRQISEPTAKVIEDWFNSESASKVGKKRWDVDKVREGIVRRGGGWHGEGWLGSGKWRLVRTGMDDNGVCHSCAQKLVCIDIDPKETEDFAASLTKLACQREVKADFNKFQEWLEKHGPFDAVIDGANVGLLSQHFSFIQLKRVVYLMRQLSPTKRMPLIILHRSRVTGGPAQNPNNKKLIETWKNCGALYTTPPGSNDDWYWLYAAVRSKCLLLTNDEMRDHLFQLLGNSFFPQWKEKHQVRLSVSTDGLKLHMPPPYSIIIQESENGSWHIPTTTGDDLETPRQWLCATRATDTS comes from the exons ATGACGACCTTAGGAAGTTCACTTATGCCTTCACTTGTTAAGACTTCTCCCTTCTTTTCATACTTCACTAAAATTCCATGGATATTTCCCTCCCAGAATACTCTTCGAGCTAGCCTCCAAACCTATAGCTGTCAGTCTAttgtattttcaaaaaatatattgaaatatagTTGCAACAGTTACTTCTCTAGACACACAGTTGGCTATTTATGTACTGTTTCTTTAGCTGCCACTTCTTCTGTTCATGAATCCTCAGCATCTTCTTCCAATAAGGTCTCCAACAGATTAAGGAAGAAAGCCCTCAAGGAATCACCAGAGAGAGTGCTTAGACATAAATTAGATATGTGCTCAAAAAATGGACAAGTTGTTGAAGCACTTAAGCTTTATGATGAGGCACGGAATAACGGCATCCAGCTTCAGCAACATCACTATAATGTATTGCTCTATTTGTGCTCTTCCTCTAGTTTGCTTGAAACAAGTGGGGCTATCGACGTATTAAGCATGGGCCTCAACAGGGGTTTTGAGATTTTTCAGCAAATGATGACCGATAATGTATCTCCAAATGAGGCTACATTTACTAGTGTTGCAAGAATTGCAGCTGTGAGGGACGATCCAGAAATGGCTTTTTCTTTGGTGAAACAGATGAAGGATTATCATATTGCACCAAGATTGAGATCATATGGACCAGCACTGTTTGGTTTCTGTAGGAAGCTAATGGCCAAAGAAGCTTATGAAGTTGATTCCCACATGGTTGCATCTGCAGTGGAAGCTGAAGAACTTGAGCTTTCTGCTCTTCTAAAACTCAGTTCTGATGTGAAGAAGGTCGATAAGGTCTATGAGTTGTTGCATCGGTTAAGAAGAACAGTGAGGCAGATTTCTGAACCTACTGCCAAAGTTATTGAAGATTGGTTTAATTCTGAAAGTGCATCAAAAGTTGGGAAGAAACGTTGGGATGTGGACAAGGTTAGGGAAGGAATTGTTAGACGAGGTGGAGGGTGGCATGGAGAAGGTTGGCTGGGTAGTGGTAAGTGGAGGCTGGTGAGAACTGGAATGGATGATAATGGTGTTTGTCATTCATGTGCTCAGAAACTTGTTTGCATTGATATTGATCCAAAAGAAACGGAAGACTTTGCTGCATCATTGACCAAGTTGGCTTGCCAAAGAGAAGTTAAAGCTGATTTTAATAAATTCCAG GAGTGGCTTGAAAAGCATGGTCCTTTTGATGCTGTAATTGATGGTGCCAATGTTGGTCTTCTTAGTCAGCATTTCAGCTTTATCCAG CTCAAGAGGGTTGTATATCTAATGCGTCAACTGAGCCCTACAAAGAGAATGCCACTCATAATTTTGCATAGAAGTCGTGTTACTGGAGGTCCTGCACAGAATCCTAATAATAAGAAATTAATAGAGACATGGAAAAATTGCGGTGCGCTCTATACTACTCCTCCTGGGTCCAATGATGACTG GTACTGGTTATATGCTGCTGTACGCTCTAAATGTTTGCTACTGACGAATGATGAAATGAGGGACCACTTGTTTCAATTGCTTGGGAATAGCTTTTTCCCCCAGTGGAAGGaaaagcatcag